GGCCCTCGTCGGCCGCGGGGCGCCCCGCGGCACGGGCCCGCGCCTCCAGTGCGGCCAGTTCAGTGGTCATCCGCTCTCCCCAGTCGCAGGACTGCGCCGAGCCCCCGGCGCCGCCCGAGCCAGGTCTCCACACCCACTGCCAGAGCGGTCAGGAGACAGAGTCCCGCGGCCAGGACCGCGGTGAACAGCGCGTCGACGTGCCGTACGGGTGCCGCGGGCCCGCCGGTGAACTCCCGTAGGTCCAGGGCGGGGCCGAGCAGCGAGGGCAGCGCCAGGCCGAGCGCGACGCCGCCCGCGACCGCGGCGAGCATCAGGGGCAGGAGCTGCACCAGGTGCAGCGCGGTAGCGGCGCGCCCGCCGAGACCGAGGGTGCGCAGGTAGGCCGTGGTGCGCCCGCGCGCGGGTGCGGAGAGCAGCAGTTCGAGGACGAGGGCGACGAGTGCGAGGAGCACGGCGAGCGCGGTGCAGGCGGTGTGTGCCACGGCCAAGGCGGCGATCAGCCGGTCGTCGTCGGCGTCCGCCTGCTCCTCGGCGCGGATGCGGAGCTCCCCGCCGGTCGCGCCGGGCGCGGCGCGCGGTACGAGGGAACGGAGCGCTCGCAGGTCCGTCCGGGCGCCGTACAGCAGGAGCGCGGACTCCTCGAACTCCGCGGCCTTGAAGGCCCGCAGGTCCCTGTTGTCGGCGACGAGGAGGTGCTGCCGGGGCGCGGTGGCACCGCGCAGGGGCCCGAGGGCGGGGTCGCGCGCCACGTCCTGGGGCAGCGTCCCGACGATCCGCAGCCGCGTCTCCTTGCCGAGCCGCATGAAGGTGAGCAGGTCGCCGGTGTGCCCCTCGGATGCGAGTACGCGGATGTCGCGGCCGGTTCCGCCCCGGGTGAGCCCCGCGGCGTGCAGCGCGCGGGCAGCGGGCGAACCCGGCGCCGCCGCGCGGAGCTTCGTGCCGTCCATCCCGACCAGGCTGGAGATCCCGTACCGTCCCCCGTCCCGCCCGCTCACCGGATCGACGCGCAACTGCCGCACGGTCGCCGTTTTCCGCACTCCACGCGCGCGTGCCAGCCGCTGCGCCGTGCCGGGGTCGCGTTCGGCGCCCAGGAAGGAGGCGTCGGCGCCCGCCTGCCAGTCGGCCGCGGTGTGCCTCCCCTGCACGAGCGTCCCCAGGACGAGCCCTCCGAAGACCGCACCGGCGAGCGTCACGACCAGGACGAGCAGCGCGAGACCGCGCGCGGGAGCCTCCTTGGCGGCGCGGGACAGCGCGACGAGCGCCACGGTGCCCCGCCCCCGCGCCGACCACCGCGCCACTGCACGCACCGGCCACGGGTAGCAGCGCACGAGGACGGCGACCGTCGCGAGCCCCAGCAGCACGGGCACCGCGGCGAGCAGCGGGTCCGGGCCCGCAGCGCCCTTGGTGCCCCGCGTCCGGAGCGCGAGGACACCGCCCGCGGCGAGCAGCAGCGCCATCGCCTCCACCACCAGCCTGCGCCCGGCGCCCCGCGACGCCGGCTCCCGCAGCACGGCCCTGTCCCGCACGGCGAACCACGTGAGGGCGGGCAGCAGCAGCCAGCAGCCGAACGCGACGGCCAGCCCCTGGCCGTACGCGGGTGAGCTCCCCGGCACCGCCGCGGCGGCCGCGCAGCCGAGGCCGGCTCCGAGGACCGCGGCGGGCGCGCTCTCCACCGCGCGCCCCAGGGCGAGCGTGGTGGCCGACGCCCCGCGGGCCCGCCGCAGCCGGTCCCCGTCGAGCCGTCGGCGTACGACCAGCAGAGAGGTGACCACGACGGCGGCGAGCCCGACGCCGAGCAGGGACGCCGGGGCGAACGACATCACGACGTTCGCCTGCCGCCACCGGCCGCGGAACTCCTCGAAGACGTCAGCCAGTTCGGTGTCGGTCGCCAGCTCGGAGGCGGGGTGGGTGCCGAGGACGCACCATTTGCCGCCGTACGTCTCGACGTTGCAGAAGGCTTCCTTGGCGGCGAGCGGGTAGCGGGCCAAGAGCCGCTGGAAGTCCCGCGCGCCGCGGTCCCCCACGAAGCGGGCGGCCACCTCGCCCGGCAGGTCGAGGCGCATGTTCCACTCGACGGTGAGCTCGGCGCCCGCCTGGTTCTGCAGGACCTCGACCGCGCGGGGCGCGATGAGCGCCCCGGCGTCGGGGGCGGTGCCGGCCGGGCCGGGCAGCGGGCGGGCCAGCAGGGGCTTCTCGCTCCACAGCCGCTCGTGCGCGTGCTCGCCGCCGCCCTGGGGCCCCTGACCGCCCTCCGCGCGGTAGATCCCTACGACCCGCCCCACGGTCTGCACGTTCGTCAAGGCGCCGCCCCGCAGGTCGATCCGCTGTCCGACGCGGAGCCGGAGCGCGTCACGGGTCCGCTCGGAGACGGCGAGCTCCACCACCCGCTCCCGCGCGCGGGGTGCCCGCCCTGCGACGTACGCGCCGCGTCCGGGGGCGTCGGAGGCGTACACAAGGGCCAGCGAGGCGCCGCCACCCGCCACGTCCGCGTCCACCGTGGGCAGGGTGATCCGGGTGGAGTCGAGGACGAGGCTGCCGCGCAGGGCGGCGGGCGCGGCGTTCTCGATGGCGGTCCCGTAGCGCGCGAGATCGGCCCTCAGATCGCTCTCCACGCCCGGAGGAGGGTCCTCCGGATCGATCCGCGCGCTGTGCACGACGCCGGGCGCGGCACGCTGCACCTGCGCGAACCGCCCCGCCAGCGCCTCCCCGCCGAGCCGTTCGAGCAGTCCGGGCCCGCCGGCGGCGACGGCGACCAGCACGCCGATCAACACCCCGAGCCCCACCACCAGCGGCCCCCGCCGCCCCCACTCACCTCTCACCACCCATCACCCCCACACCGCACCCCAGGCCGCCTCCGCACCCCACCCCTGAACGCCGCGCAGCCCACAGCCACACCACACACCCCGAAACACCACCCGCCGCGCCCCCGAGCGACCCTCAGCCCACCCCCGCACCACCACGGCGCACCCCGCCCCACACCCCGAAGCGCCGCGGGCGCCACCCGCCGCCCGCCACGCCCCCGAAGACCCGCAGCCCACCCCCACCACACACACCAAACCGCCCCGGGACCGCCACGCGGCTCGCCCCCTCCCCACACACCGTCCTCCACGCCGTCCCCCACCCCCCTCACCCCCGTCCCCCGCCCGCAAAACCCGCGCCAGATCCACCCGGCCCAGCACCCGCGCCGCCGCCGTCACGACTCCGCAGATCACCGCCGCGGTCAGTCCCGCCGTCGCCGTCACCCGCACCCACGGCACCGACGCGACCAGCTCCGGGAAGACCGGGTCCCCCTCCGCGTCGACCGTGACCACCGGCATGATCAGCAGGGCCAGCGCGGCGCCCAGCGCCGTCCCCAGGACCGTCGCCACCGCGGCCAGCGTCAGTTGCTCGGTCCACAGATATGCCGCGAGCTGGCCCCGCCGTACCCCGAGCGCCCGCAGCAGGCCGAACTCCCGTTCCCTGGCCCGCGCGGAGACCACGGTGTGCAGGGTGAACGCGATGACGGCGAAGGCGGGCGCGAGCACCAGGCACAGGACGAGCGCCCCACGCGCCCCGCGCCGCAGCGGATCGGCTGCCAGCTCTTCCTGAACGAACGGGACGTCCACCGCGTGCCCGAGGCGCGGATCGCCCCGCACCGCCGCGAGGGCCGCCGCCGCGTCCCCGCCCCGGACCCCCACCCACCACGCGCTCTCCGCCCCCGGCAACGCCCCGCCCAGGGTCCACTGCGCGGCCATGGCACGGGAGTCGGCGAGCAACCGCGGCCGGTCGCGCGGCAGCCCCGGCACCGCCGCGACCCGCCCGACGATCTCGACCCGTGCGCTGCCGCCCGTGCTCCCCCGCACCGTCACGGTGTCGCCGACCCGGACCGCGCCGGAGGACAGCAGCGCGTCGTCGGCGAGGGCGGGAGCGGCCGGGCGCCCCTTGGGGCGGTCGGTGCCGAGCCGCACGTTCCAGGTGGGGTACTTGAGGTCTCCGTCAGGGCCGCGCAGCACCGCGTCGACGAGCGTGCCCGCGCCGGGCCGGTCGGAGCAGAGGACGGGTCCCGGCGCCGCCGCGGCCGGCTTGCGGCCGGGCCCCGGCTGCGCGGGCCCGACGTCCGGGCAGCCGGCCGCGTGCCGGTCGGGCCGGTCCGCCCGCAGATCGCGCCAGCGCGCCGGGCGCGTGAGCCCCGGCACCTGGTCGACCGTCAGCCGGTACGTGCGCCGTACGCGCTCCCCGACCATGCTCAGATCGATCTGGAGGATGCGTACGCCCGCGCTGCCCGCCCCCACCTTCAGCGGGACCGTCCGTGGACCGCCCTCCGTGATCGGCAAGGAACTCGAACGCGTCAGCCCGTCACCGTCTTCGAAGAAGACGGTGAGACGCACGGGCACGACACGGCCGCCCCCGTCCGCCGACAGCCGCACCCGGAGCGGCACCTCCGTCAGCGGCCCGCCGCCGGCCGTCCTCCTCACCGGCAGCCCGTGCTCCGGGACCCCTCTGCCGAGCGGCGCCAGGAGCTCCCGCAGGGGGCGGTCCGCGAGGTCGCCGCGCAGCGAAGGGACCGGCCCGCGCGCGGTGTTGATGCCGGTGACGGCCACCGCGTCCTGCTCGACGTACCCCTCCGTGGTGACCACGGGCGTGACGGACTCGGCGCCCGGCAGTGCCTCGTACGCGGCGCGCCGCTCCCCGGACGGCGGCCCGTCGCCCGGTTCCACGCGCAGGTCGGCGCCCACCTGGAAGGCGGCCTGGTCCCGGTCGCCGCTGTCCAGGACGGCGAGTGCCGTGCTGCTCAGGGCGGCGACGGCGAGGGCGAGCGTCACCACGAGGGCGGGCCCCGCGTGCCGGGCCGCCCGGCGGCCGATCTGCCAGCCGCCGAGCGGCAGGACGAGACCGCGGCCGCGCCGCGCGAGCGGGTCGACGACGCGGGCGAGGAGCGGCAGGAAGCGCAGGACGAGCAGCGCGGCCGCCACGGTCATCGCGACGGGCGCGAGCACGAGCACCGGGTCGACGCCGTTGCCGCCGGTCACCGGCGACCGGTACTGCCGCAGTTGCAGCCAGCCGAGCACGGCGACCGCGGCCAGCGCCAGATCCGCCCCGAACCGCTGGGCGCCCGCGAACCTGGCGACGCGCAGCCGCAGCCGGGCCACCGCCCGCCGGTCCCGCACGACCCGCGCGGTCGGCACGAGCACCCCCAGACCGTGCACGACGAGTGCCGCCGAGGCCGCCGCCCACCCCGGCCCCGTCACCGCCGTCGCGGGCATGTCCCCCTCGATGAGCCCGGTCTCTTCGAGTACGTGGAGCAGCGGTCCCGCGAGGAACGGTGCGGCGAGTCCGGCCGGGACGGCGACGCAGGCCCACTGTCCGGTGGTCGACAGGACGACCCGGCGCGTGCCCGCTCCGCGCGCGGCCAGCAACGCCAGCTCGGGGCGCCGGTGTTCGGCGAGCTGCCGTGCGGTGAGCACGAGGGCGGCCACGGCGAGCGCGGCGAGGAGCGTCGCGGGGACGTAGAGCCCCGCGCGGGCCACGGCGATCGGGGTGGAGAGCCGGTCGAGGGCCCTGCGCAGCCCGGCGGAGAGCGTCAGATCGTCCCCGCCGACCGCGGTGCCGACCGCGAAGCGCTTGGCCCGCTCCCTGAGCGGCTCGATGTCGCCGAGCCGCAGACCGTCCGCGCGGGGCACCCCGAGCCACAGCGCGCGGGCGTCCCGCGCGAGGGCGCTGTGGCGGGTGAAGGCCTCGCGGGGCACGACCGCGATCGTGTCGGGCGTCCCGAACGTACTGCTCAGCGAGGCCCACACGGCCGGCGCGCGGCCTTCGGCGGCGTACACCCCGACGACCCGCAACCGCACCGGCCGTTCGTTCGCGCCCCGGACGGTGATCCCGTCGCCGGGGCGCACGTCGAGCTCGGCGGCGACGACCTCGGTCAGCGCTGTCTCCACGGGCCCGTCGCCCGGGCGCGGCCACCGTCCGGTCGCCAGTGAGGCGTGCCGTCGCACATCCTGAAGGGCCACTACGGAGACGGTGGCGTCCTCGCGCGGGCGGCCCGCGGCCGTGGTGACGGCGAGTTCGTCGTTACGGGCGGCGGGCGCGCGCAGTGCGGACCAGGTGTGGTGGGGGACGTCTCCGTAGGCGCGGTCCAGGGCGGCGCGTACGTCGCGGTCGAGGGCGTCCGGACCGTCCGCGGTGGCGGGCCTGTGCGGCCCCGCGACCTCGACCACGGCCTCACGGTCCGCGGCGAGCCTGCGCTGGACCCCGCCTTCTACGGCCTTCTCGGAGAGTGCCGCCAGGGCCGCGAGCACGGTCGCGGCGAGCAGCACGGCGAGTCCGGCCGCGCCGAGCACCAGCCCGTGCTGTCCGCTCCCCCGCACCGCCGCGGGCAACCGTCGTCGCCTCACCGCACCGGTCTCCCCCCGAGTGACCGGCACAGTATGGGCGCACACAAAAGTGGCCCGCAATGGTCCGGACGAACCGGAACCATCGCGGGCCACCGCGCAGTTGAGGGAGGGCGGAGCCTCCGTCGATCAGCCGGTTGCTCAGCGCACCTCGGTGATCTCGGGGCCGCGCTGCAGCTGCCCCATGCCGCCCGAGAAGCGCGAGCCCTCCTGCTGCTCCTGCTGGACGCCCTCAGCGACCATCTGCGCGTCGTCCGGCAGCTTCAGGACGATCGGGTCGCGCGGCGCCATCGGGCCCTCGCCGCGCACGACGACCGTGTCCCGGAAGATCTGCTCGAGGAGCCCGGCGGCCTGCGGCTGCACCGCGCCCTGGCCGGAGATCACACCGCGCAGGAACCAGCGCGGGCCGTCGACGCCGATGAAGCGCACGACCTGCACCCCGCCCGTGCCGTCAGGCAGCTGCACCGGCACCTGGGCGCGCAGCTCCCAGCCGAGAGCGCCCTCGACCTCGTCGATGACACCGCCCTGCTGGGTGATGCCCGAGGCGATCTCCTCGCGGACCTCGCCCCAGATGCCCTCCTTCTTGGGGGCGGCGAAGCCCTGCAGCTGGATGGCGCTGTCCTGGAGCACGACGGTCGCCGCGACGATCGCGTCGCCCGCGACCTCCACCCGCAGCTCCATGCCCTCGACGCCCGGTACGAAGAGCCCACCGAGGTCCACCCGGCCCTCGCCGGGCTCACGGACCTCCGAGAGGTCCCAGGGACCGTCGGGACGGGGCTCGGGCTCGAGCCTCACGCGCGAGCGCGCGACGTCGGCGGAGTCCGCGGGCTCGTCACCGTGCACGTCGTCGACGACCTGCTCGTCCGCGCCCGCCGCGTCCTCGGCGGCACTGTCCTTCTTGCGACGTCCGAACACGTCACTGTCCTTCCCGGTCGGATACGACCGATGCGTATCGATTCCCACCCGTTTGTTCGCCCGGGCTCGCGCCCGGACCGCTGCCCACGGCGGCATGGCCGCCGGTGGACCCGAAGCCCCCCTCGGCCCGCGCCGATGCGGGAAGCTCCGCCACCTCCTGGAAGCGAACCTTCTCGACCTGCTGGACGACCAGTTGGGCAATCCGGTCGAAACGCTCGAACCGCACGCTGTCGCGCGGGTCGAGATTCACCACGATCACCTTGATCTCTCCACGGTACCCGGCATCCACCGTCCCCGGGGCATTCACCAGAGCGACACCGCAGCGTGCGGCGAGCCCCGAACGGGGGTGCACGAACGCCGCGTACCCCTCCGGGAGGGCGATCGACACGCCGGTAGGCAGAACCACCCGCTCGCCGGGCTTCAGTTCGCAGGACTCCGTCGTCCGCAGGTCGGCACCCGCGTCACCGGGCTGCGCGTACGCGGGCAGCGGCACCTCGGGGTCGACGCGCCTGATGAGTACGTCCAGCTCCTGGATGGGCATCAGGGGTTCACCTCGAAAGCGCGGGCACGCCGGACCTGGTCCGGGTTGTTCATGGCGGCCTGGATCTCCTCCGGGCGGCCGTTGTCGATGAAGTGCTCGACCTTCACCTCGATGAAGAGGGCGTCGGCGCGGACCGCGACGGGGCCCTCGGGGCCGCCGATGCGTCCGGTGGCGGTCGAGTAGATCTTCCGCCCGGCGACGGCGGTGACCTCGGCCTCCAGGTGCAGCACGGTGCCCAGCGGAACGGGCCGCACGAAGTCGGTCTCCAGGCGCCCGGTCACGGCGATCACGCGCAGCAGCCAGTTCAGCGAGCCCAGCGTCTCGTCGAGCGCGGTGGCGAGGACCCCGCCGTGGGCGAGGCCGGGGGCGCCCTGATGGGCCTCGCGCACGGTGAACTCGGCGGTGACGGCCACGCCGTCGCCCGCCCGTGTCGCGAGGTGCAGTCCGTGTGCCTGGCCCTCGCCGCAGCCGAAACAGTGCTCGTAGTGAGCACCGATGAGCTCACCGGGGGCGGGCGCGTCGGGGTGGCGGACGGGCGCTATGGCGTCGGCCGGGGGCGTCAGAGCTGCTGATGTACCACTCACAGGCGCAGACCTTACCTCCGCGTCAGCGTGGTAACCGCACCGTGCCAAGCTTGGTTCCATGCAGCCTTACGAAGAACGCCTGACCGCGCCCCGTTCGTGGTGGTTCGCCTCGGTCCTGGTGGGCGTGGCCATGGCCCTGATCCTGCTGCCGTTCGGCACGCTGCCGCTCCTGGGCGGCCTGGTCGGCGGCACGGCCGTGGCGGCGGTCGTCACCAGCGCGTACGGCGCGGTGCGGATCCGGGTGGTGGCGGGCTCGCTGGTCGTCGGCGACGCGAAGATCCCGGTGTCTGCGCTGGGCGACGCGGAGGTCCTGACCGGCGAGGAGACGCGCGCCTGGCGCTCGTACAAGGCGGACCCGCGCGCGTACATGCTGCTGCGTGCCTACATCCCCACGGCCCTGCGCGTGAACATCACGGATCCCGAGGATCCGACTCCGTACGTGTACGTCTCGACGCGGCACCCCGAGGAGCTGGCAGCGGCCCTCGACTCGGTGCGCCAGAGCGCCGCGTAGGACCGCGCGGGGGGGCGCTGGCTCAGCGCCCCAGCTCGCGGGGGATCTCCCCCATCCGCAGCGGGTTGTCCGGCTTCTCCAGGGGCGGCAGCTGGGGCAGCTCGCTCCACGGCACCTGGTTCTTGCTCAGGTCCTTGCGGATCCGGGC
The window above is part of the Streptomyces venezuelae genome. Proteins encoded here:
- a CDS encoding FtsX-like permease family protein; the protein is MRRRRLPAAVRGSGQHGLVLGAAGLAVLLAATVLAALAALSEKAVEGGVQRRLAADREAVVEVAGPHRPATADGPDALDRDVRAALDRAYGDVPHHTWSALRAPAARNDELAVTTAAGRPREDATVSVVALQDVRRHASLATGRWPRPGDGPVETALTEVVAAELDVRPGDGITVRGANERPVRLRVVGVYAAEGRAPAVWASLSSTFGTPDTIAVVPREAFTRHSALARDARALWLGVPRADGLRLGDIEPLRERAKRFAVGTAVGGDDLTLSAGLRRALDRLSTPIAVARAGLYVPATLLAALAVAALVLTARQLAEHRRPELALLAARGAGTRRVVLSTTGQWACVAVPAGLAAPFLAGPLLHVLEETGLIEGDMPATAVTGPGWAAASAALVVHGLGVLVPTARVVRDRRAVARLRLRVARFAGAQRFGADLALAAVAVLGWLQLRQYRSPVTGGNGVDPVLVLAPVAMTVAAALLVLRFLPLLARVVDPLARRGRGLVLPLGGWQIGRRAARHAGPALVVTLALAVAALSSTALAVLDSGDRDQAAFQVGADLRVEPGDGPPSGERRAAYEALPGAESVTPVVTTEGYVEQDAVAVTGINTARGPVPSLRGDLADRPLRELLAPLGRGVPEHGLPVRRTAGGGPLTEVPLRVRLSADGGGRVVPVRLTVFFEDGDGLTRSSSLPITEGGPRTVPLKVGAGSAGVRILQIDLSMVGERVRRTYRLTVDQVPGLTRPARWRDLRADRPDRHAAGCPDVGPAQPGPGRKPAAAAPGPVLCSDRPGAGTLVDAVLRGPDGDLKYPTWNVRLGTDRPKGRPAAPALADDALLSSGAVRVGDTVTVRGSTGGSARVEIVGRVAAVPGLPRDRPRLLADSRAMAAQWTLGGALPGAESAWWVGVRGGDAAAALAAVRGDPRLGHAVDVPFVQEELAADPLRRGARGALVLCLVLAPAFAVIAFTLHTVVSARAREREFGLLRALGVRRGQLAAYLWTEQLTLAAVATVLGTALGAALALLIMPVVTVDAEGDPVFPELVASVPWVRVTATAGLTAAVICGVVTAAARVLGRVDLARVLRAGDGGEGGGGRRGGRCVGRGRAAWRSRGGLVCVVGVGCGSSGAWRAAGGARGASGCGAGCAVVVRGWAEGRSGARRVVFRGVWCGCGLRGVQGWGAEAAWGAVWG
- a CDS encoding DUF3710 domain-containing protein, with the translated sequence MFGRRKKDSAAEDAAGADEQVVDDVHGDEPADSADVARSRVRLEPEPRPDGPWDLSEVREPGEGRVDLGGLFVPGVEGMELRVEVAGDAIVAATVVLQDSAIQLQGFAAPKKEGIWGEVREEIASGITQQGGVIDEVEGALGWELRAQVPVQLPDGTGGVQVVRFIGVDGPRWFLRGVISGQGAVQPQAAGLLEQIFRDTVVVRGEGPMAPRDPIVLKLPDDAQMVAEGVQQEQQEGSRFSGGMGQLQRGPEITEVR
- the dut gene encoding dUTP diphosphatase produces the protein MPIQELDVLIRRVDPEVPLPAYAQPGDAGADLRTTESCELKPGERVVLPTGVSIALPEGYAAFVHPRSGLAARCGVALVNAPGTVDAGYRGEIKVIVVNLDPRDSVRFERFDRIAQLVVQQVEKVRFQEVAELPASARAEGGFGSTGGHAAVGSGPGASPGEQTGGNRYASVVSDREGQ
- a CDS encoding PaaI family thioesterase, coding for MSGTSAALTPPADAIAPVRHPDAPAPGELIGAHYEHCFGCGEGQAHGLHLATRAGDGVAVTAEFTVREAHQGAPGLAHGGVLATALDETLGSLNWLLRVIAVTGRLETDFVRPVPLGTVLHLEAEVTAVAGRKIYSTATGRIGGPEGPVAVRADALFIEVKVEHFIDNGRPEEIQAAMNNPDQVRRARAFEVNP
- a CDS encoding DUF3093 domain-containing protein — protein: MQPYEERLTAPRSWWFASVLVGVAMALILLPFGTLPLLGGLVGGTAVAAVVTSAYGAVRIRVVAGSLVVGDAKIPVSALGDAEVLTGEETRAWRSYKADPRAYMLLRAYIPTALRVNITDPEDPTPYVYVSTRHPEELAAALDSVRQSAA